A genomic stretch from Sporolituus thermophilus DSM 23256 includes:
- a CDS encoding MFS transporter encodes MDIVSRLEQVPVSKFHYKLLVATGLGWMFDAMDTGLIAFVLPALAKAWGLSPAQMGYIGSAGLVGMAVGAVLSGFAADRYGRKKVFAVTLLIYSIATGLCGLAWDFTSLLVFRFLVGFGLGGELPVAATLMTEYSPPAARGKFIVLLESFWGLGWLAAALIAYLFIPFYGWQAAFFIGALPALYVFVIRLAVPESVRYLLDKGRLDEAHAIVSGLEAAAGVTTAFAPTAPKAQTVRQVMFAELWAPPFLRRTAMLWLLWFGIVYSYYGIFTWLPSLMTAQGFTIIKSFEYVLIMTLAQLPGYFSAAYLVDRIGRKATLALYLAASAAAAFGFGYANTPWALIVWGSLMSFFNLGAWGVVYTYTPELYPTRIRAFGSGWAAAVGRFGGILAPTIVGYMLGGGAAFAGVFTMFTATMLFIATIVLVLGEETRRKSLDEISG; translated from the coding sequence GTGGATATTGTCAGCCGTCTCGAACAAGTGCCTGTTAGCAAGTTTCATTATAAGCTGCTGGTAGCGACCGGCCTCGGCTGGATGTTCGACGCCATGGATACCGGTCTTATCGCTTTTGTTTTGCCGGCGCTCGCTAAGGCCTGGGGGTTGTCGCCGGCCCAGATGGGTTATATCGGGAGCGCCGGGCTGGTTGGGATGGCCGTAGGGGCAGTGCTATCCGGCTTTGCCGCCGACCGGTACGGCCGCAAAAAAGTTTTTGCCGTGACACTGCTAATTTATAGCATTGCCACCGGGCTGTGCGGTCTGGCCTGGGATTTTACATCGCTGCTGGTTTTTCGTTTTTTGGTTGGTTTTGGTCTGGGCGGCGAATTGCCGGTGGCGGCGACGCTGATGACCGAATACTCGCCGCCGGCGGCGCGGGGTAAGTTCATCGTTTTGCTGGAAAGTTTCTGGGGACTGGGGTGGCTGGCGGCGGCGCTGATTGCTTATCTGTTTATTCCCTTTTACGGTTGGCAGGCTGCATTTTTCATCGGTGCCTTGCCCGCCTTGTATGTTTTTGTTATCCGTTTGGCCGTGCCGGAATCGGTGCGGTATCTCCTGGACAAGGGACGGCTGGACGAAGCTCATGCCATCGTCAGTGGCCTTGAAGCGGCGGCCGGCGTGACAACGGCCTTTGCCCCGACGGCGCCGAAAGCGCAGACGGTTCGGCAAGTAATGTTTGCCGAACTGTGGGCGCCGCCCTTCTTACGGCGTACTGCCATGCTTTGGCTGCTGTGGTTCGGTATTGTTTACTCATATTATGGCATTTTTACCTGGCTGCCATCGCTGATGACGGCCCAGGGATTTACCATTATCAAAAGTTTTGAGTATGTGCTGATAATGACCCTGGCCCAGCTGCCAGGCTATTTCAGCGCCGCTTATTTGGTGGATCGTATCGGCCGCAAGGCGACACTGGCGTTGTATTTGGCGGCCAGCGCCGCCGCCGCTTTTGGTTTTGGTTATGCCAATACTCCCTGGGCGCTCATTGTGTGGGGGAGCCTGATGTCTTTCTTCAATTTGGGCGCATGGGGAGTAGTATATACTTATACGCCGGAGCTTTATCCAACCCGCATTCGCGCGTTTGGCTCGGGCTGGGCGGCGGCCGTGGGCCGGTTTGGCGGTATCCTGGCACCCACCATTGTCGGTTATATGCTGGGAGGAGGCGCCGCTTTCGCCGGAGTGTTCACGATGTTCACGGCTACCATGCTGTTTATTGCCACTATTGTTTTAGTGTTGGGCGAAGAAACGCGCCGAAAATCGCTTGATGAAATTAGTGGTTAA
- a CDS encoding DMT family transporter, whose translation MELETGTAAGGVSRRIVADLSLLFVTLIWGTTFVVVKNALADIGPFWFVGIRFGLAFLFLAVLYHRRLLAAWRSHARLAGLIGLVLFGGFALQTIGLEYTTAANSGFITGLSVILVPVIGRFWGQKGPGPATVAGIISAVLGLGLLTLSSDFRFNVGDVLTLLAAVAFGAHIVMVGQYAPRGDAVVLAILQIGAVAAAGLAGGFAFEPVPAVFSRKVWVALAVTAIPATAVALVVQNTMQRFTTATRTAIIFAMEPVFAGLAAYLLLGEILTVKQIIGCVLIVAGMIISELG comes from the coding sequence ATGGAACTGGAAACAGGGACGGCGGCCGGCGGCGTCAGCCGGCGTATAGTAGCCGATCTGTCGCTGCTTTTTGTTACTTTGATCTGGGGAACTACTTTCGTGGTAGTAAAGAACGCGTTGGCCGATATTGGCCCTTTTTGGTTTGTAGGCATCCGGTTCGGCCTGGCTTTTTTGTTTTTGGCGGTACTGTATCACCGGCGGCTGCTGGCCGCCTGGCGGAGTCACGCCCGCCTCGCCGGTCTTATCGGTTTGGTTCTGTTTGGCGGCTTTGCGCTGCAGACGATCGGTCTAGAGTACACGACAGCAGCTAATTCAGGTTTTATCACCGGTCTTTCCGTTATCCTTGTTCCCGTTATTGGCCGCTTCTGGGGGCAAAAGGGCCCCGGACCGGCGACCGTGGCGGGGATTATCAGCGCTGTTTTAGGTTTGGGGCTGCTCACGCTCAGCAGCGATTTCCGGTTTAATGTCGGCGACGTCCTTACTTTGCTGGCCGCCGTGGCATTCGGCGCCCATATCGTCATGGTCGGGCAATATGCGCCGCGCGGGGACGCCGTTGTTTTGGCCATTCTCCAGATCGGCGCCGTTGCTGCCGCCGGGCTGGCCGGCGGTTTTGCTTTCGAGCCGGTCCCGGCCGTTTTCAGCCGCAAGGTATGGGTTGCCCTGGCGGTAACGGCCATTCCCGCTACGGCGGTGGCGCTCGTGGTGCAGAATACCATGCAGCGCTTTACCACCGCCACCCGGACGGCGATTATTTTTGCCATGGAGCCCGTTTTTGCCGGTTTGGCCGCCTATCTTCTGTTGGGGGAAATACTGACCGTGAAACAGATTATCGGCTGCGTTCTCATCGTAGCCGGCATGATTATCAGCGAATTAGGCTAG
- a CDS encoding transcription repressor NadR, with product MDAKTRREKLLTMLKQAAAPVTGTALSRELGVSRQVIVGDIAILRAAGQEIYATPQGYLVPVANPRSAVTAKLACRHGRDSLAEELAIIIDHGGKVLDVIVEHPLYGEIRANLMLASRRDLAEFLRKLEESGAKPLSVVTGGVHLHTVEAPSPQVLAEIEGALRQQGILLS from the coding sequence AAATTATTGACCATGCTAAAACAGGCGGCGGCGCCGGTGACGGGAACGGCTCTGTCCAGGGAACTTGGCGTTAGCCGGCAGGTAATCGTAGGGGATATTGCCATTTTACGCGCCGCGGGACAGGAAATTTATGCCACGCCGCAAGGCTATCTTGTTCCGGTGGCCAATCCGCGGTCGGCAGTGACGGCCAAACTGGCCTGCCGGCACGGCCGGGACAGCCTGGCGGAGGAACTGGCCATCATTATCGACCATGGCGGCAAGGTGCTGGATGTTATCGTCGAACATCCTTTGTATGGTGAGATTCGGGCGAATCTGATGCTGGCGTCGCGGCGTGATTTGGCGGAGTTTTTGCGGAAGTTGGAGGAAAGCGGCGCCAAGCCGCTGTCGGTGGTTACCGGCGGGGTGCATCTGCACACGGTCGAGGCGCCGTCGCCCCAGGTGTTGGCGGAGATTGAAGGCGCCCTCAGGCAGCAGGGAATATTGCTTAGTTAG
- a CDS encoding zinc ribbon domain-containing protein, whose amino-acid sequence MITTISFIIGFIAAYWVYNDARSRGHELGTALLWSLGTLAMLIVFLPLYLLIGRRQVMKTTKRQEPVIDVEATPVNDQIHCPMCGAKVKEDYKVCPYCSYTLKPKCEACGRELSREWRTCPYCQTPAAPK is encoded by the coding sequence GTGATTACGACTATTTCGTTTATCATTGGTTTTATTGCTGCTTATTGGGTGTATAACGACGCCAGAAGCCGCGGTCATGAATTAGGCACGGCCTTGTTGTGGTCCCTGGGAACGCTGGCTATGCTTATTGTCTTCCTCCCGTTATACCTGCTCATTGGCCGAAGGCAAGTCATGAAAACTACCAAGCGCCAAGAGCCGGTCATTGATGTGGAGGCTACACCGGTAAACGACCAGATCCATTGTCCGATGTGCGGCGCCAAGGTCAAGGAAGATTATAAGGTTTGTCCTTACTGCAGTTATACACTAAAGCCCAAGTGTGAGGCATGCGGCCGTGAACTCAGCCGTGAATGGCGCACTTGCCCCTATTGTCAGACTCCGGCTGCGCCTAAGTAA